The following are from one region of the Sciurus carolinensis chromosome 5, mSciCar1.2, whole genome shotgun sequence genome:
- the Gdf10 gene encoding growth/differentiation factor 10, with amino-acid sequence MARGPAWTNLGPRLLPLLLLLRVSGCSHTAPSWSALPAVVHGLPGDKDPQQYLGDAAAALGPGAQDMVAVHMLRLYEKYSRRGTQPGGGNTVRSFRARLEVVDQKTVYFFNLTSMQESEMILAATFHFYLEPPRWPRAREMLCKPRAKNSSCRLLPPGPPVRQHLFFRSLSQNTATQGLLRGAIALAPPPRGLWQAKDISSIVKAARRDGELLLSAQLDSGEKDRGVPRPSPYMPYILVYANDLAISEPNSVAVTLQRYDPFPAGDPEPHASTNSSADPRVRRAAQASRPLQDNELPGLDERPGHSHHAQYYHKHELWPSPFRALKPRPGRKDRRKKGQEEFMASSQVLDFDEKTMQKARRRQWDEPRVCSRRYLKVDFADIGWNEWIISPKSFDAYYCAGACEFPMPKIVRPSNHATIQSIVRAVGIVPGIPEPCCVPDKMNSLGVLFLDENRNVVLKVYPNMSVETCACR; translated from the exons ATGGCTCGTGGCCCCGCCTGGACCAACTTGGGGCCCCGATTACTGCCTCTGCTTCTGCTGCTCAGGGTCTCGGGCTGCAGCCACACGGCCCCATCCTGGTCCGCTCTTCCCGCAGTCGTCCACGGCCTGCCGGGGGACAAGGACCCCCAGCAGTACCTGGGAGATGCGGCCGCCGCGCTGGGCCCCGGTGCCCAGGACATGGTCGCTGTCCACATGCTCAGGCTCTATGAAAAGTACAGCCGGCGGGGCACGCAGCCGGGAGGAGGCAACACTGTGCGCAGCTTCCGTGCCCGGCTGG AAGTGGTCGATCAGAAGACCGTGTATTTCTTCAACCTGACCTCCATGCAGGAGTCAGAAATGATACTCGCGGCCACTTTCCACTTCTACTTGGAGCCCCCGCGGTGGCCCCGCGCAAGGGAGATGCTATGCAAACCACGGGCCAAGAATTCCTCTTGTCGCCTGCTGCCTCCAGGCCCGCCAGTTCGCCAGCACCTGTTTTTCCGCAGCCTTTCACAGAATACGGCTACACAGGGGCTGCTCCGCGGGGCGATAGCCCTGGCGCCCCCGCCACGCGGTCTGTGGCAGGCCAAGGACATCTCTTCCATTGTCAAGGCCGCCCGTCGGGATGGCGAGCTGCTCCTCTCTGCCCAACTGGATTCTGGGGAGAAGGACCGTGGGGTTCCAAGACCCAGTCCCTACATGCCCTACATCCTTGTCTACGCCAATGATCTGGCCATCTCTGAGCCCAATAGTGTGGCAGTGACACTTCAGAGATACGACCCCTTTCCAGCTGGAGACCCAGAACCCCATGCATCCACCAACAGCTCGGCGGACCCCCGAGTGCGCAGGGCCGCGCAAGCCTCCAGGCCCCTCCAGGACAATGAGCTGCCGGGACTGGATGAGAGGCCAGGACATAGCCACCACGCCCAGTACTACCACAAGCACGAGTTATGGCCCAGCCCTTTCCGGGCGCTCAAGCCCCGGCCTGGGCGCAAGGACCGCAGAAAGAAAGGCCAGGAAGAATTCATGGCCTCCTCGCAAGTGCTGGACTTTGACGAAAAGACTATGCAGAAAGCCCGGAGAAGGCAGTGGGACGAACCACGGGTTTGTAGCCGGAGGTATCTGAAAGTGGATTTCGCAGACATTGGGTGGAATGAATGGATCATTTCGCCCAAATCCTTTGATGCCTACTACTGCGCAGGAGCCTGCGAGTTCCCAATGCCTAAG ATTGTTCGCCCGTCAAACCATGCCACCATTCAGAGCATTGTCAGGGCTGTGGGTATTGTCCCTGGTATCCCAGAGCCCTGCTGTGTTCCAGACAAGATGAACTCTCTTGGGGTCCTCTTCCTAGATGAGAACCGGAACGTGGTGCTGAAGGTGTACCCTAACATGTCTGTGGAGACCTGTGCTTGCCGGTAA